Proteins from one Chroococcidiopsis sp. CCMEE 29 genomic window:
- a CDS encoding chlorophyll a/b-binding protein yields the protein MQETTKITPPIMDDRNAWRYGFTPQAEIWNGRLAMIGFLAAALIELFSGQGFLHYWGIM from the coding sequence ATGCAAGAGACAACAAAAATCACCCCGCCAATTATGGACGATCGCAATGCTTGGCGTTATGGCTTTACTCCTCAAGCTGAAATTTGGAACGGTCGTTTGGCGATGATTGGCTTCTTAGCTGCTGCACTGATTGAGCTATTTTCTGGTCAAGGCTTTCTCCACTACTGGGGCATTATGTAG